One segment of Nostoc flagelliforme CCNUN1 DNA contains the following:
- a CDS encoding NAD(P)/FAD-dependent oxidoreductase: protein MVNSLDNNPPHQVVIVGGGFGGLYAAKTLAKAAVNVTLIDKRNFHLFQPLLYQVATGALSPADISSPLRSVLSKSKNTKVLLGEVNNIDPEAKQVTVGDEAIAYDTLIVATGAKHSYFGKDNWEEFAPGLKTVEDAIEMRRRIFSAFEAAEKEIDPEKRRAWLTFVIVGGGPTGVELAGAIAELANQTLKEDFRNIDTSEAKILLLEGLDRILPPFAPELSQEAEASLTRLGVVVQTKTLVTNIENDTVTLKQGDEVKEIASKTVLWAAGVKASAMGKVLAERTGAECDRAGRIIVEPDLSIKGHPNIFVVGDLANFSHQNGKPLPGVAPVAKQEGEYVATLVQKRLAGKSLPPFAYTDHGSLAMIGHNSAVVDLGFMKLKGFFAWLFWLVIHIYFLIEFNNKLVVMIQWAWNYFTRNRGARLITGQESLTEFVISDRNSYSAENKQPVNV, encoded by the coding sequence ATGGTAAATTCACTTGACAATAATCCACCCCATCAAGTAGTTATTGTTGGCGGTGGTTTTGGTGGACTTTATGCAGCAAAAACACTCGCCAAAGCAGCCGTAAACGTTACTCTGATTGATAAACGTAACTTTCATCTATTTCAACCCCTTCTATACCAAGTCGCCACAGGTGCGCTATCTCCTGCGGATATTTCCTCACCGTTGCGTTCTGTCCTCAGCAAGAGCAAGAATACGAAAGTGTTGCTAGGAGAGGTGAATAATATTGATCCAGAAGCAAAACAAGTGACTGTGGGCGACGAAGCAATAGCTTACGATACATTAATTGTTGCTACAGGTGCGAAGCATTCCTATTTTGGCAAAGACAACTGGGAAGAATTCGCCCCTGGCTTGAAAACTGTAGAAGATGCTATAGAAATGCGTCGCCGGATCTTTTCGGCGTTTGAAGCAGCAGAAAAAGAAATCGATCCAGAAAAACGCCGGGCTTGGTTAACCTTTGTAATTGTTGGTGGTGGCCCAACTGGTGTAGAGTTAGCTGGTGCGATCGCAGAATTAGCAAATCAAACCCTCAAAGAAGATTTCCGCAACATTGACACATCGGAAGCCAAAATTTTGCTACTGGAAGGTTTGGATCGGATTCTGCCACCTTTTGCGCCAGAGTTATCACAAGAAGCAGAAGCATCCCTGACGCGCTTGGGGGTAGTTGTTCAGACAAAAACACTGGTAACGAATATTGAAAATGATACTGTTACCCTTAAACAAGGCGATGAAGTTAAAGAAATTGCCTCAAAAACCGTATTATGGGCAGCAGGTGTAAAAGCTTCAGCAATGGGCAAAGTGCTAGCAGAACGCACAGGTGCTGAGTGCGATCGCGCTGGACGCATTATTGTTGAACCTGACTTGAGTATTAAGGGACATCCCAATATTTTTGTAGTTGGCGACTTAGCAAATTTTTCTCATCAAAATGGTAAACCCCTACCTGGTGTTGCACCTGTAGCGAAGCAAGAAGGTGAATATGTCGCAACATTAGTCCAAAAGCGGCTTGCAGGTAAAAGTTTACCGCCCTTTGCTTATACAGATCATGGTAGTTTAGCGATGATTGGGCACAATTCTGCTGTGGTAGATTTGGGCTTTATGAAGCTGAAAGGTTTCTTTGCATGGTTGTTTTGGCTAGTGATTCACATCTACTTCTTAATTGAATTTAACAACAAATTAGTAGTAATGATTCAGTGGGCATGGAACTATTTCACCCGTAATCGCGGAGCAAGATTGATTACAGGGCAAGAGTCGCTCACGGAGTTTGTAATTAGCGATCGCAACAGTTATTCAGCCGAAAATAAACAGCCAGTAAATGTCTAG
- a CDS encoding DUF4349 domain-containing protein: MYASTKLPRTSALFISALLGGVIFTSCASSNQLANKQLPPMAAPMAGDGSVNQLSARENSISQKTEAAPIPRSRPQLIKKAAISLTVNSVEKTIDAVSQIINKQQGDLIGLKQQQPKTDNPRHTATIQLRIPENRLEPTLEELAKLGTVDSRNITAEDVGDRLVDFQARLTNLQKTEANLQKIMDRAGSVRDVLSVAQELSNVRETIEQINAQLKSLQNQVAYSTITLNLQAAVSSTSSQPAFGLQVQETWNKSTHSLSSFSVGLLKLGIWLIVYSPYLLIFAALVYGFNRWRRTHSPRLTQAPESTSSE, translated from the coding sequence ATGTACGCTTCGACTAAATTGCCTCGCACATCTGCTTTATTTATAAGTGCATTATTAGGAGGGGTGATTTTCACCAGTTGCGCTTCTTCCAATCAGTTAGCAAATAAGCAGTTACCTCCAATGGCAGCTCCAATGGCAGGCGATGGCTCGGTAAATCAATTATCTGCTCGTGAAAATAGTATTTCCCAAAAGACGGAAGCTGCACCAATACCCCGTTCTCGTCCCCAACTCATCAAAAAGGCAGCAATATCTTTGACTGTCAACTCTGTAGAGAAGACTATTGATGCTGTTTCGCAAATTATCAATAAACAGCAAGGGGATTTGATCGGGTTGAAACAACAACAACCCAAAACTGACAACCCGCGTCACACAGCAACAATACAATTGCGGATACCAGAGAACCGACTGGAACCTACCCTGGAAGAACTGGCGAAATTGGGCACTGTTGACAGTCGTAATATCACGGCAGAAGATGTGGGCGATCGCCTCGTAGATTTCCAAGCTAGATTAACCAATTTACAAAAAACTGAAGCCAATTTACAAAAAATTATGGATCGGGCAGGTTCTGTTAGAGATGTGCTTAGTGTCGCCCAAGAACTGAGTAATGTCCGAGAAACCATAGAACAAATTAATGCCCAACTCAAAAGCCTACAAAATCAAGTTGCTTATTCCACTATTACGCTGAATTTACAAGCAGCAGTTTCTAGCACCAGTTCACAACCTGCCTTTGGTTTGCAAGTTCAGGAGACTTGGAATAAATCTACTCACTCCCTTAGTTCATTTTCCGTTGGCTTACTCAAGCTGGGTATTTGGTTAATTGTTTACAGTCCCTATTTGTTAATTTTTGCTGCCCTGGTCTATGGCTTTAACCGTTGGCGGCGAACTCATTCACCACGTTTAACACAAGCACCAGAATCAACTAGTTCTGAGTGA